The Anguilla rostrata isolate EN2019 unplaced genomic scaffold, ASM1855537v3 scaf0841, whole genome shotgun sequence DNA window ttacttttattattttttatagaatTTCCCTTGTAGTGTAGTTTTCAGCATAGTAGTATATATGGTTCTtaagattaagaccagagactcacgTCCCCTACATGGGCCAAAATTAAATTGCCAGGCCTTAagatcataatttaaaatattgctgaCATACTTGTTTTGTATAAAGTTTTGTATGAAGTGTACTGCTGATTGTTGTTATTCGCAGATATTGCTGAATGTTAAGTCTTACCTTGACTAAGCAAATTGGTTCTCATCTATTGTATCCATAATTAAATCTACATAAATCAGGATGTTTGTACTGTAATTATATACGCACAGTGTTCCATTGCTCTGCCCTCAAGGTGTCAGGTATTTCATTCTAAACACAAACTGCCAGAGGAACAGAACTGGCCTCCACTAACAGCACATTACTTATATTAGACTCTTAcgcagagtgacttacacagctttagcatttttatagagtattgatttatacagctggatatttactgaacgGAGGTTAGGCACTttggtacaacggcagcgtcctacctgggaatctcACCTGTGTCCTTTAGGTTGCAAGGCCGTAGctgttatactacactgcaagAGGGGCAAGAAGTGACTGAGGATGTGGTGGCAGTTTGAGTGGTGTGATTAGTGAAGTGATGTTATCTTACCGTTGCTAAAACTGTGGCAGCTCAAAGTTCACGAGTACATCCCTTTACTgttcacctcctttcctcccctcccccactaccactaccactcCTACCCAGAActatgtggaggaaaggagaagaggagaggagatgggtTTGAAGCCATCTTGCTAATACAGTTCTGTGCACTTTGCTTGTCTCCTCCAATATCgggacactggagggagagagggagggagggaggacacaaagatctGTTTCCACGGCacggtggagaggagaggaggtggtagtggaggaaaggaggatacatTTCTCTAATGTTGGGACACACACCACAAGCTCACTTAACCTTCTCGCAGATTCGTTGATAGGTTACGGATGCTAAATGCACAAGCTCAATGTTCCATCGGCAGTGTGTCACAATGAGCGCTTCCTCTTACATTCTATTTCAGCGAGAGCTTTTCTCACCATTTCTCAGAGCCCATCTGGttgacagttatttttaaagcatgtgtTCACACTTCACTTACATTGTGGTTACAAAAGCATAGAAAGAGACGAGCAATGtagcttttccttttttatgagAACTGCAGAAAGGTTTGGTGAATTAGAGAAGAGGTTATAACTCCTGCTGTATCGGACGACTTCACAGGAAGCTGAAGTTTCACATGGCAAAAATGGGCAGGTCAACGCTTTCCATACATCTCAATCATCAACATGTTGTGttttaacacaacacaaaaaaaaagacatgtcaaaaagtacatttttgacCCATTAAAATTTGATGTATTGGTTCTATTCATCTGAAGATGTGCAGTCTTCTGCCCCTGTGGACTTAGCAAGTCGTTACCTTGTCAACAGGTCAGGAACAACCATGATGCGACGCAAGGTGTTTTTAAGGCTTTTTGGCACCGGTGACTTTCCGTAGGCCAGGAGCGAGAGAACGTGTGGAGTCaggttctgctgtgtttttgcagaTACAAGCGCAGCTTCACGCAGAGGCGCTGCTGGGCCGTGGTCGGAGCGTGCTGGCTGCTCGCCTTCGCGTTCAGTTTCACGCCCATGTTCGGCTGGTACAACCGCCAGACCCTGGCCAAGATGGTGGTGGAGAACTTCACCACCATCGTCTGCACGTTCGTGTCCGTCATCCCCATGACTTACCTGGTCTACTTCCAGTTCTTCGGGCGCAcgctgctccccctgctggtgatgtGTGCCCTCTACGCACACGTCTTCCGCTCCATCTCCAAGCGACTGCAGAGGAGCCAGGCCCCGGGTGCCGAACCCCACGCGTACTACGCCAAAGAGCGGAAGCTGGCCAAGTCCCTGCTGCTGGTCCTGGTCCTCTTCGCCGTCGGCTGGTTGCCGCTGAGCGTCATGAACTGCGTGACGATCTTTGGCGGCGACGTCCCTCTGGTCACCATCTACATCGGGATCCTCCTCACGCACGCCAACTCAGCCGTCAATCCGGTCGTGTACGCCTTCAAGGTGCCGAAGATCCGCAGTGCGTACCTGCGGGCCTGGAGGAAgtgcgccctctgctggcagcATGGGGTATCACAGCGCACCGAGAGCAAATCCATTGAAGATTAGACCAAGGAACAGGATTATTCTGATAGTAATCTACACACAGCCATACCGTGTGCTCATATTACCATCAATAAGCCATTCTGCTTACTGTTAATTATcagcaccattttaaaacactggctgggatttaatcaacatttgtccttaaccttgACTAACAAAATCAAGAGTTAccaagaatttatttttcttctcaagCACACTGTCGAGTTTGGGAATCTCTGAAACTgaattaacaaaagaaaaagaaaacttccaACTTCCAACATTAGCAATTCcttgtgagtcaaagttaaattgttgattgaatcaatttaattgatgagcaaatgtgtgtgtttatttttttgaggaaTATTAGTTCTAGCTTGTGCTAAAAGGCTAATTATATAATTCTACATGAGatgagtgaaattaaaatgcctGTATCAGTTCAATTCCCTTTCTACCATATTAGCATTATAGCACAATCTAACACATTGGTATCCCTTTCTAACATACTGCCGTGTGTCCTGTCATCAGATATTCCAGTTTTATAGAGAAAACAAACCACTCCTGAAGAGTTAAAGTTCTCAATGAAGTAACAGTTTAGTGTCTGAGTGTTTCTACAATAGCTATGTTAGAATAAAGTGTGTAAGGAAATTGTCAGATCCCTCTCGtttacatgttttttgttaGCCTTGTGTATCTTGTCTGTTCCTTTCACAATCTTTGTTTTCCCTTGCAGCGTAGGCAGGTCTCGTTGCCAGCTGATTTCCTTCACCTGCCTCCTCAGCATTCTGCATGCTTCTGCCCCCATTTACTCCAGCATATATTCTCGGTTCGCCCACCACTCTCCGCCAGATCGTTGTCTCAGTTCGCTTGAAGCTTCTAGTCGGCTCTTGTTTAAAGTTATTCGCGTTCCCGTCTCGCACTCTGGTTTTTCCCCGCTTACCTGCTTTTTCCTTCACAGTTTGTCGTTGCTCGTTATGTTCTGGTGCCCCTGTCATTGTCTCCCCAGTGTCAGGCGGGGTGCGAGgatggacccaagcgcagagtaaaaATACCGAAAgtccaaaaatggggaaaacaaaaagactTTAATAAACTGAACAGGGAACGAAGGAAGCAGAACGCCTCACTTGGCGGCGATAACAAAGGCAAAGAAAGTCCTCAAAAAAcatgggaaaacaaaaatacaaaaaaattccaaaaacgcAGGGAAACTAAGCAGGCAAGGGAACAGGCAGATAACAAAAGGAAACAACGAGAACGCAGGAAACAGGTCACAGAACcgcacacaggaaacaaaaccacaaacagGAGACAGAACCACAAACAGGGACAGGCAGGAACAAAACCGCAAGAACCCAGCCCAGAGTGAGGGAaaagggagacttaaatagaaagacacagacgagacacaggagggcacgatgaacaatcaagccacagagagggaagggaacacgagacaaaacgcaactaataataagataattggaaacaataaaacaattaactgaaaacaaagaggtgccgccatctggcggcccaacagagaaCAACAAGGGGGGGAAGACACTGAACCCTGACACCCAGTCATCGTGGTTGTCTGGTCTTCTATTTCGTGTTGTCTGCGTCCTGTCTGCGTCTTCGTCGTTTCCAGCCTGCccttcgccggcctcccagtccagccctgatccagtccagtccagctcctgattcctgtccagtccagtcctgctccagtcctgtcctgctccctgtccagtccagtcctgatCCCGTCCAGTCTGGATCCAGTCCAGTCTGGTTCCAGTTCTGTGCGGGGCGTCAATGCCTTCTTCCTCAGTACCCAGCTGGATCgccagttattttaaaaaacatgtctgatttttccCAGAGAATCTGTGTCCGAatcctgcatttgggtccacctgCATTATGTCACGAAACAGAAATATTGTATGTTGATATACAGCAGATAAGATGCAAAATGTACACATAAAAGAGGGGTTAAACCTCTGtactggagggccgcagtgtctgcaggtttaactccagtcctggagggccgcagtgtctgcaggtttaactccagtcctggagggccgcagtgcctgcagggttaactccagtcctggagggccacagcgtgAAAACCCgatatagagcttgttttgacttgttgggtGATTCCACCAATttactgtagactgacctataaataaatgtggtgatttaattgataattttcattttcaacaataatTCTTCAATTAAATCACAGaaagtatattttatatgtaggtttaGTGAGGGGTTCTAACACGCAATAGCGCtcgtgttcagtattcagagtgctgatcATTTTAACAAGAGCATTGACTGTTGTAAcggctggattcagaaaataaacatttttaatttacccTTGCTTGTCCGACAACAGGTTTATGTCTTTAAAGTAAACACTTATAATATATA harbors:
- the LOC135246739 gene encoding adenosine receptor A3-like, with the protein product MFGWYNRQTLAKMVVENFTTIVCTFVSVIPMTYLVYFQFFGRTLLPLLVMCALYAHVFRSISKRLQRSQAPGAEPHAYYAKERKLAKSLLLVLVLFAVGWLPLSVMNCVTIFGGDVPLVTIYIGILLTHANSAVNPVVYAFKVPKIRSAYLRAWRKCALCWQHGVSQRTESKSIED